The following are from one region of the Sandaracinus amylolyticus genome:
- a CDS encoding RNA polymerase sigma factor, translating into MGGALQGLPGGGRKRVEPFGVGRAHSMSDSDPMSAAAAKIAAVPEDDATLAARAAGGDERAFTAIYRKHARYVAGVVYRLMGDDGELDDVVQETFVAASEGLAGLKEGATLRAWLVTIAVRKVARRLGRRQRQRWLAGIFGRTEPRSVSPEVEGEAYALYQALAMLSIERRVPWTLHHVEGLTLPEVAEHCGVSLATVKRRIAEAAALLAKRGYVVGAGGRE; encoded by the coding sequence GTGGGCGGAGCGCTGCAGGGTCTTCCGGGTGGCGGTCGGAAAAGAGTTGAGCCGTTCGGGGTGGGTCGCGCGCACTCCATGAGCGACTCCGATCCCATGAGCGCTGCCGCCGCCAAGATCGCCGCCGTCCCCGAGGACGACGCCACGCTCGCCGCGCGCGCCGCGGGGGGTGACGAGCGCGCCTTCACCGCGATCTATCGCAAGCACGCCCGCTACGTGGCGGGCGTGGTGTACCGGCTCATGGGCGACGACGGAGAGCTCGACGACGTGGTGCAGGAGACCTTCGTCGCGGCGTCGGAGGGGCTCGCCGGGCTGAAGGAGGGCGCCACGTTGCGGGCCTGGCTCGTGACGATCGCGGTGCGGAAGGTGGCGCGCCGGCTCGGACGGCGGCAGCGACAGCGCTGGCTCGCCGGGATCTTCGGGCGCACCGAGCCTCGCTCGGTCTCGCCGGAGGTCGAGGGCGAGGCGTACGCGCTCTATCAGGCGCTCGCGATGCTCTCGATCGAGCGGCGCGTTCCCTGGACGCTGCATCACGTCGAGGGGCTGACGCTGCCCGAGGTGGCGGAGCATTGCGGCGTGTCGCTGGCGACGGTGAAGCGCAGGATCGCGGAAGCAGCGGCGCTGCTCGCGAAGCGGGGCTACGTGGTGGGCGCGGGAGGCCGCGAATGA
- a CDS encoding DUF6151 family protein gives MSETLPIRCACGQLRGRIELVPGGGQRVVCYCDDCQAYGRFLGRDDVLDARGGTDLWQTRPSLVRITEGESELVCMRLSDRGMIRWYARCCRTPIANTMASASTPFVGMVHRCIGDERTRNEVLGAPIAGLMGRFAIGGLPEGAAPTVRVGTIVRTLAMLARAALARGATPSPFFDARTKKPRVEPEVLTVSARDALR, from the coding sequence ATGAGCGAGACACTCCCGATCCGTTGTGCCTGCGGCCAGCTGCGCGGCCGCATCGAGCTCGTCCCCGGCGGTGGCCAGCGCGTCGTCTGTTATTGCGACGACTGCCAGGCCTACGGGCGCTTCCTCGGGCGCGACGACGTGCTCGACGCACGCGGCGGCACCGACCTCTGGCAGACCCGGCCGTCGCTGGTGCGGATCACCGAGGGCGAGAGCGAGCTCGTGTGCATGCGGCTCTCGGATCGCGGGATGATCCGGTGGTACGCGCGCTGCTGCCGCACGCCGATCGCGAACACGATGGCCTCGGCGAGCACGCCGTTCGTCGGGATGGTGCACCGGTGCATCGGCGACGAGCGGACCCGGAACGAGGTGCTCGGCGCGCCGATCGCCGGGCTGATGGGGCGCTTCGCGATCGGCGGGCTGCCCGAGGGCGCCGCGCCCACGGTGCGCGTCGGGACGATCGTGCGGACCCTCGCGATGCTCGCGCGCGCAGCCCTCGCACGAGGTGCGACACCGTCGCCGTTCTTCGATGCCCGCACCAAGAAGCCGCGGGTCGAGCCCGAGGTGCTGACGGTCTCGGCCCGCGACGCGCTGCGCTGA
- a CDS encoding rod shape-determining protein: protein MFDWVYGLFSNDLAIDLGTATTLIYVKGRGIVSCEPSVVAVQTDARGGKKVLAVGKEAKEMLGRTPGNISAVRPLRDGVIADFEITEAMLRYFIRRAQNRSTLVKPRIIICVPFGITEVEKRAVKESAESAGAREVFLIEEPMAAAIGAGLPITEPSGNMVVDIGGGTTEVAVISLAGIVYSQSVRVGGDKMDEAIVAYLKRKYNLLIGDQTAERVKCTIGNAYPGDEVETMEVKGRDLVAGVPKTVVVNSDEIRDALSEPINTIVEAVMAALERTPPELSADIVDKGIVLTGGGAQLKNLDVLLREETGLPVMVSDDPVSAVVLGSGKTLDHLDLLREVTIS from the coding sequence CTGTTCGACTGGGTATACGGCCTCTTCTCCAACGATCTCGCGATCGACCTGGGGACCGCAACGACCCTCATCTACGTGAAGGGTCGCGGCATCGTGTCGTGCGAGCCCAGCGTGGTGGCGGTCCAGACCGACGCACGCGGCGGTAAGAAGGTGCTCGCGGTCGGCAAGGAAGCGAAGGAGATGCTCGGCCGCACGCCGGGCAACATCTCCGCGGTGCGCCCGCTCCGCGACGGCGTCATCGCCGACTTCGAGATCACCGAGGCGATGCTGCGGTACTTCATCCGCCGCGCCCAGAACCGCAGCACGCTGGTCAAGCCGCGCATCATCATCTGCGTTCCGTTCGGCATCACCGAGGTCGAGAAGCGCGCGGTGAAGGAGAGCGCCGAGAGCGCCGGCGCGCGCGAGGTCTTCCTGATCGAGGAGCCCATGGCGGCGGCGATCGGGGCGGGCCTCCCGATCACCGAGCCGAGCGGCAACATGGTCGTCGACATCGGCGGCGGCACGACCGAGGTCGCGGTCATCTCGCTCGCGGGCATCGTCTACTCCCAGAGCGTCCGCGTCGGCGGCGACAAGATGGACGAGGCGATCGTCGCGTACCTCAAGCGCAAGTACAACCTGCTGATCGGCGACCAGACCGCCGAGCGCGTGAAGTGCACGATCGGCAACGCGTACCCGGGCGACGAGGTCGAGACGATGGAGGTCAAGGGACGCGACCTGGTCGCGGGCGTCCCGAAGACGGTCGTCGTGAACTCGGACGAGATCCGCGACGCGCTGAGCGAGCCGATCAACACGATCGTCGAGGCCGTGATGGCCGCGCTCGAGCGCACGCCGCCCGAGCTGAGCGCCGACATCGTCGACAAGGGCATCGTGCTGACCGGCGGCGGCGCGCAGCTCAAGAACCTCGACGTGCTGCTGCGCGAAGAGACCGGCCTTCCGGTGATGGTCAGCGATGATCCGGTGAGCGCGGTCGTGCTCGGATCGGGCAAGACGCTCGATCACCTCGACCTGCTCCGCGAAGTCACGATCAGCTGA
- a CDS encoding RNA polymerase sigma factor, which translates to MPPLPPSARIARPAGPPPVPKSPRPDDTTLVRPKAPRPPARKPATEPPSSPSIDARAELAAALDSLEAKVAAPLAEEESSEARAREAHELVEAAKSGDPRAFEALVKRYRHRIFALALHMTGSPSDADDITQDAFVRAYRNIDRFEGRSEFFTWLYRIALNRALNVRRDRNRRRTADLDDPRVTVAVAVDSGGDPHRALELRQTYVYLVRAFDRLSPLLKTTVALTMMQGLSYPEAAVVLETTEGTIAWRIHEARKQMRNALDAMFKDPSALRPAELERARKAAAEARAKGEAEAQPPPALEMALALLAPSV; encoded by the coding sequence GTGCCGCCGCTGCCGCCCAGCGCGCGCATCGCGCGACCCGCGGGCCCGCCGCCGGTGCCGAAATCGCCGCGGCCCGACGACACCACGCTGGTGCGCCCGAAGGCGCCGCGTCCGCCGGCGCGGAAGCCCGCGACCGAGCCGCCGAGCTCGCCCTCGATCGATGCGCGCGCCGAGCTCGCCGCCGCGCTCGATTCGCTCGAGGCGAAGGTCGCCGCGCCGCTCGCAGAAGAAGAGAGCAGCGAGGCGCGCGCCCGCGAGGCCCACGAGCTCGTCGAGGCCGCCAAGAGCGGCGATCCCCGCGCGTTCGAGGCGCTGGTGAAGCGCTATCGCCACCGCATCTTCGCGCTCGCCCTCCACATGACGGGCAGCCCGAGCGACGCCGACGACATCACGCAGGACGCGTTCGTGCGCGCCTACCGCAACATCGATCGCTTCGAGGGCCGCAGCGAGTTCTTCACGTGGCTCTACCGCATCGCGCTGAACCGGGCGCTGAACGTCCGTCGCGATCGCAACCGCCGCCGCACCGCGGACCTCGACGATCCGCGCGTCACCGTCGCGGTGGCCGTCGACTCGGGCGGTGATCCGCACCGCGCGCTCGAGCTGCGCCAGACCTACGTCTATCTCGTGCGCGCGTTCGATCGTCTCTCGCCGCTGCTGAAGACGACGGTCGCGCTGACGATGATGCAGGGCCTCAGCTATCCCGAGGCCGCGGTCGTCCTCGAGACCACCGAGGGCACCATCGCCTGGCGCATCCACGAGGCGCGCAAGCAGATGCGCAACGCGCTCGACGCGATGTTCAAGGATCCCTCGGCGCTCCGTCCCGCGGAGCTCGAGCGGGCACGCAAGGCGGCCGCAGAAGCGCGCGCGAAGGGCGAGGCCGAGGCCCAGCCGCCGCCCGCGCTCGAGATGGCGCTCGCGCTGCTCGCTCCGTCGGTGTGA
- a CDS encoding ABC1 kinase family protein has protein sequence MLVSRALIASLTLLPIWLAYVVPFVRMRRGATIPSERWRALHEKHAPRFYRLAVRMRGGLIKVGQILSTRVDILPVEWTSTLSGLQDRVDPLPWIELEPHVRRAYGRSPHELFESIDTQPTAAASFGQVHKAVTPDGERVALKIRYPDAEAKLAADMFTLRMMLPLFSVFVPQMSLRPIFEEVRRALFTELDYEQEARFTQTVHENFKEVPRIHVPRVLTEYTRRDVICTTWFEGKKIIDPTLLADPRMDRRALLELVIEAWVKMMYVDGVFQSDPHPGNLLARIGEDGQPEVCIVDFGQVKILTRAFHQTLVRSVMSFVTHDVDGFAQTLSELGLFAEKDIPRVKPLLEKILGRYATMTPEQTQAMDFTWVREEVLSQISSVRGIVIPQELVLYGRTFALLAGLSRSIDPTVDAFALAKPHFLRAMLAGGPPA, from the coding sequence TTGTTGGTCTCTCGCGCCCTGATCGCGTCGCTGACGCTCTTGCCGATCTGGCTCGCCTACGTCGTCCCGTTCGTGCGGATGCGACGCGGCGCCACGATCCCGAGCGAGCGATGGAGGGCGCTGCACGAGAAGCACGCGCCGCGCTTCTACCGCCTCGCGGTGCGGATGCGCGGCGGGCTCATCAAGGTCGGGCAGATCCTGTCGACGCGCGTCGACATCCTGCCCGTCGAGTGGACCAGCACGCTCAGCGGTCTGCAGGATCGCGTCGATCCGCTGCCGTGGATCGAGCTGGAGCCGCACGTGCGGCGCGCGTACGGGCGCTCGCCGCACGAGCTCTTCGAGTCGATCGACACCCAGCCCACCGCCGCCGCGAGCTTCGGCCAGGTGCACAAGGCGGTCACGCCCGACGGCGAGCGCGTCGCGCTGAAGATCCGCTATCCGGACGCCGAGGCGAAGCTCGCGGCCGACATGTTCACGCTGCGCATGATGCTGCCGCTCTTCTCGGTGTTCGTGCCGCAGATGTCGCTGCGGCCGATCTTCGAGGAGGTGCGGCGCGCGCTCTTCACCGAGCTCGACTACGAGCAGGAGGCGCGCTTCACGCAGACCGTGCACGAGAACTTCAAGGAGGTTCCGCGCATCCACGTGCCGCGCGTGCTCACCGAGTACACGCGGCGCGACGTCATCTGCACCACGTGGTTCGAGGGCAAGAAGATCATCGACCCCACGCTGCTGGCGGACCCGCGCATGGATCGGCGCGCGCTGCTCGAGCTCGTGATCGAGGCGTGGGTGAAGATGATGTACGTCGACGGCGTGTTCCAGAGCGACCCGCACCCCGGGAACCTGCTCGCGCGCATCGGCGAGGACGGACAGCCCGAGGTCTGCATCGTCGACTTCGGTCAGGTGAAGATCCTGACGCGCGCGTTCCACCAGACGCTGGTGCGCAGCGTGATGAGCTTCGTGACCCACGACGTCGACGGGTTCGCGCAGACGCTCAGCGAGCTCGGGCTCTTCGCCGAGAAGGACATCCCGCGCGTGAAGCCGCTGCTCGAGAAGATCCTCGGGCGCTACGCGACGATGACGCCCGAGCAGACGCAGGCGATGGACTTCACGTGGGTGCGCGAGGAAGTGCTCTCGCAGATCTCGTCGGTGCGAGGGATCGTGATCCCGCAGGAGCTCGTGCTCTACGGCCGCACGTTCGCGCTGCTCGCGGGCCTCTCGCGCTCGATCGATCCGACGGTCGACGCGTTCGCGCTCGCGAAGCCGCACTTCCTGCGCGCGATGCTCGCCGGTGGCCCGCCGGCCTGA
- a CDS encoding DJ-1/PfpI family protein, translating to MEIAIVAFDGFTDVDVFLPWDLLNRVDAPGWRVRIVADAKTVTSIAGLPIATHGTLDDASRADAVVIASGPGLRAKLLEPAWLDALALDPSRQRIGSMCSGALVLAAKGFLRGARATTYPTQRERLAAMDVDVVEEPFVQQGHVATAAGCLAAIDLVGWLIEELAGAEQREIVLRSVQPVGRGLGFDDRPLPTRHYAPPAR from the coding sequence ATGGAGATCGCCATCGTCGCGTTCGACGGCTTCACCGACGTCGACGTCTTCCTTCCGTGGGATCTGCTCAACCGCGTCGATGCGCCCGGCTGGCGCGTGCGCATCGTCGCCGACGCGAAGACGGTCACGTCGATCGCGGGGCTGCCGATCGCGACGCACGGCACGCTCGACGACGCGTCGCGCGCCGACGCGGTGGTGATCGCGAGCGGCCCCGGCCTGCGCGCGAAGCTGCTCGAGCCCGCATGGCTCGACGCGCTCGCGCTCGATCCTTCGCGCCAGCGCATCGGCTCGATGTGCTCGGGCGCGCTGGTGCTCGCCGCCAAGGGCTTCTTGCGCGGCGCTCGCGCGACGACCTATCCGACCCAGCGCGAGCGCCTCGCTGCGATGGACGTCGACGTCGTCGAAGAGCCCTTCGTGCAGCAGGGCCACGTCGCGACGGCGGCGGGCTGTCTCGCCGCGATCGATCTCGTCGGCTGGCTCATCGAAGAGCTCGCGGGCGCGGAGCAGCGCGAGATCGTGCTGCGCTCGGTGCAGCCCGTCGGTCGCGGCCTCGGCTTCGACGACCGCCCGCTGCCGACCCGTCACTACGCGCCGCCCGCGCGCTGA
- a CDS encoding SRPBCC family protein, producing MPILYGALAVIGFGVAAVLALASRKPSSFRVERKKLIAARPDAIFPKLDDFRRWTEWSPWEKLDPELQRTYGGSDRGVGASYAWKGNNKAGEGRMEIVESKPSERLALKLEFIKPFPATNTTIFTLTPSGEGTEVSWTMEGENTFMGKVFSVFTDMDQMIGKDFEQGLENLERAARG from the coding sequence ATGCCCATCCTCTACGGTGCGCTCGCGGTGATCGGCTTCGGCGTCGCGGCGGTGCTCGCGCTCGCGTCGCGCAAACCTTCGTCGTTCCGCGTCGAGCGCAAGAAGCTCATCGCGGCGAGGCCCGACGCGATCTTCCCGAAGCTCGACGACTTCCGGCGTTGGACCGAGTGGTCGCCGTGGGAGAAGCTCGACCCCGAGCTGCAGCGCACGTACGGCGGCTCCGACCGCGGCGTCGGCGCGAGCTACGCGTGGAAGGGCAACAACAAGGCGGGCGAGGGCCGCATGGAGATCGTCGAGAGCAAGCCGAGCGAGCGCCTCGCGCTGAAGCTCGAGTTCATCAAGCCGTTCCCGGCGACGAACACGACGATCTTCACGCTCACGCCGAGCGGTGAGGGCACCGAGGTGTCGTGGACGATGGAGGGCGAGAACACGTTCATGGGCAAGGTGTTCTCGGTCTTCACCGACATGGATCAGATGATCGGCAAGGACTTCGAGCAAGGCCTCGAGAACCTCGAGCGCGCCGCTCGCGGCTGA
- a CDS encoding NRDE family protein, whose protein sequence is MCTIVVLHDVLPDHPLAIVANRDEWHARASSAPRVLHEDPRAIGGVDLVSGGTWMGANALGLFVGLTNQRGSEAPDRTRRSRGDVVLRALALRDPSEVEAFLRTLDARAYNAFNLIFGVPGDVRVAYARDDRDAIEIERVAPGVIVLPNDRLGSPEFPKIARAEARAHDAMCASQIEPALLRVLADHDKPDDAAIPEATSRFPREVLRELQALCIHLPEYGTVSSTAMLYGRDRRIARYLFAAGPPCRVAFDDVTSLLVGAEPRSNLDSPAE, encoded by the coding sequence ATGTGCACCATCGTCGTCCTGCACGACGTGCTCCCCGATCATCCGCTCGCGATCGTCGCGAACCGAGACGAGTGGCACGCGCGCGCATCGAGCGCTCCGCGGGTCCTGCACGAGGACCCGCGCGCGATCGGCGGGGTCGATCTCGTCTCGGGCGGCACCTGGATGGGCGCCAACGCGCTCGGGCTCTTCGTCGGGCTGACCAACCAGCGCGGCTCGGAGGCGCCCGATCGCACCCGCCGATCGCGCGGCGACGTGGTGCTGCGCGCGCTCGCGCTGCGCGATCCGAGCGAGGTCGAGGCGTTCCTGCGCACCCTCGATGCGCGCGCGTACAACGCGTTCAACCTGATCTTCGGTGTGCCCGGCGACGTGCGGGTCGCCTATGCGCGCGACGATCGCGATGCGATCGAGATCGAGCGCGTGGCGCCCGGGGTGATCGTGCTGCCCAACGATCGCCTCGGCTCGCCCGAGTTCCCGAAGATCGCGCGTGCCGAGGCGCGCGCCCACGACGCGATGTGCGCGAGCCAGATCGAGCCCGCGCTCCTGCGTGTCCTCGCCGATCACGACAAGCCCGACGACGCCGCGATCCCCGAGGCGACGTCGCGGTTCCCGCGCGAGGTGCTGCGCGAGCTCCAGGCGCTCTGCATCCACCTGCCCGAGTACGGAACCGTCTCGTCGACCGCGATGCTCTACGGCCGCGATCGTCGCATCGCGCGCTATCTCTTCGCGGCCGGACCGCCCTGTCGCGTGGCGTTCGACGACGTCACGTCCCTCTTGGTGGGCGCAGAACCCCGATCGAACCTCGATTCGCCGGCCGAATAG
- a CDS encoding c-type cytochrome: MRTRTVAIAVALTGLAACARNEDGPARPMPTTPPIDTPRADAGVPPPPGFDGGTIIQAAEPPPPISGGTLALSRDGSLIVAADPELDTISIVDVENATLRHTIELTEGDEPGRVVIDGAGRAHVVLRSAGAIADVDLASGTLIARRAVCAVPRGIAFRASDDSLHVACTEGTLVSLPASGGEPTRRVHVADDLRDVVVDGSDLYVTTFRTAHLLRLDAAGAIVSDAVPSEIPSESLIPMRVTAPGPFQPAVAWRAISSGLGIMVLHQRALSAEFVPEGGYGGGGCGGAIVHTSVSELTSGEMRSGDPLGGVVLGVDVAVSHDGLRIAVAAPANAYPRNGGIATITRSSGDVLVYSRTAATTSSETPRCTNGSLPRLDDVGAAIAVLFLPDGRVVAQTRAPSRVLFEARDPDVLVGPVVELAGDDTFDTGHMLFHSAAGGGLACASCHPEGGDDARTWRFAGIGPRRTQTMRGGLLDTAPFHWDGDMTEFRDLVHNVFVGRMGGEVFDEREIGAFGGWMDTLPALPRPSVTDADQVERGRTLFHDATVGCATCHTGSALTNSATVDVGTGKALQVPTLLGIAYRAPYMHDGCAPTLRDRFGSCGGGDTHGRTSHLSEAQIDDLVAYLQTL, from the coding sequence ATGCGCACGAGGACAGTCGCGATCGCGGTCGCGCTCACCGGTCTCGCGGCCTGCGCGAGGAACGAGGACGGGCCGGCGCGCCCGATGCCGACCACACCGCCGATCGACACCCCGCGCGCCGACGCCGGCGTCCCGCCGCCGCCGGGCTTCGACGGCGGCACGATCATCCAGGCTGCGGAGCCACCGCCGCCGATCTCGGGCGGCACGCTCGCACTGAGCCGCGACGGATCGTTGATCGTCGCCGCGGATCCCGAGCTCGACACGATCTCGATCGTCGACGTCGAGAACGCCACCTTGCGCCACACGATCGAGCTCACCGAGGGCGACGAGCCGGGCCGCGTGGTGATCGACGGCGCCGGTCGCGCCCACGTCGTGCTGCGCAGCGCGGGCGCGATCGCCGACGTCGATCTCGCGAGCGGCACGCTGATCGCGCGCCGTGCGGTGTGCGCGGTGCCGCGCGGCATCGCGTTCCGCGCGAGCGACGACAGCCTCCACGTCGCGTGCACCGAGGGCACGCTGGTGTCTCTCCCCGCGTCGGGCGGCGAGCCCACGCGCCGCGTGCACGTCGCGGACGATCTGCGCGACGTGGTCGTCGACGGCAGCGATCTCTACGTCACCACCTTCCGCACTGCGCACCTGCTGCGGCTCGACGCGGCGGGCGCGATCGTGTCCGACGCGGTGCCGAGCGAGATCCCGAGCGAGAGCCTGATCCCGATGCGCGTCACCGCGCCCGGTCCGTTCCAGCCCGCGGTCGCGTGGCGCGCGATCTCGAGCGGTCTCGGCATCATGGTGCTCCACCAGCGCGCGCTCTCCGCGGAGTTCGTGCCGGAGGGCGGCTACGGCGGAGGTGGCTGCGGCGGCGCGATCGTGCACACGTCGGTCTCCGAGCTCACGTCGGGCGAGATGCGCAGCGGCGATCCGCTGGGCGGTGTGGTGCTCGGCGTCGACGTCGCGGTCTCGCACGACGGGCTGCGCATCGCGGTCGCCGCCCCGGCGAACGCGTACCCGCGCAACGGTGGCATCGCGACCATCACGCGCTCGAGCGGCGACGTGCTCGTCTATTCGCGCACCGCGGCGACGACCTCCTCGGAGACGCCGCGCTGCACCAACGGGAGCTTGCCGCGCCTCGACGACGTCGGCGCCGCGATCGCGGTCCTCTTCCTGCCCGACGGTCGCGTCGTGGCGCAGACGCGTGCGCCCTCGCGCGTGCTCTTCGAGGCGCGCGATCCCGACGTGCTCGTCGGTCCGGTCGTCGAGCTCGCGGGCGACGACACGTTCGACACCGGCCACATGCTCTTCCACTCGGCGGCGGGCGGCGGCCTCGCGTGCGCGTCGTGTCATCCCGAGGGCGGCGACGACGCGCGCACCTGGCGCTTCGCGGGCATCGGCCCGCGCCGCACCCAGACGATGCGCGGCGGGCTGCTCGACACCGCGCCGTTCCACTGGGACGGCGACATGACGGAGTTCCGCGACCTCGTGCACAACGTGTTCGTGGGGCGCATGGGCGGCGAGGTGTTCGACGAGCGCGAGATCGGCGCGTTCGGCGGGTGGATGGACACGCTGCCCGCGCTGCCGCGCCCCTCGGTCACCGATGCCGATCAGGTCGAGCGCGGCCGCACGCTCTTCCACGACGCGACGGTCGGCTGCGCGACCTGCCACACCGGCAGCGCGCTCACCAACAGCGCGACCGTCGACGTCGGCACCGGCAAGGCGCTGCAGGTCCCGACGCTGCTCGGCATCGCCTACCGCGCGCCGTACATGCACGACGGCTGCGCGCCCACGCTGCGCGATCGCTTCGGCAGCTGCGGCGGCGGCGACACGCACGGTCGCACCAGCCATCTGAGCGAGGCGCAGATCGACGATCTCGTCGCGTACCTGCAGACGCTGTGA
- a CDS encoding lytic transglycosylase domain-containing protein: MRAAVLTFVVVMSMTAVARAQEVPEAARPIAAMVRRGDEAGALAALRALPEATRAHAALRYLEGRLAERTGAIDAAIEALGRAEGDALPTAIVRDAQGRRARLLARRGRCDEAEAQLATLDRLDAIERAVRAECALVRGDLAAAEAQLGREASADERDVDAFALRMALAEAQARAGNRDRARDTLRALWLERPEHPDAQHAADAYVAIAGSAIEPSVEERVDRAERLSRALLHDDAVRMLEGVARPRDRALAARLLHVRGMALFQSRHAYAEAAEVLTQSAALPSSTATADAFHAARARSRAGDDAGAIRAYRALVRRAPRSDEAAEADYLAAWLELRLGRRTGTRAMERFVAGPRAATAPRLAREGAWQLAIDAFRRARDRRAYLRAAARFEAYARMDADVLVRGRGTYWRARALAEGGDRAGAIAAYRQALHVEPLHWYALLARQRLIAMGEEPGSPFAREARDESAESTSITLPADVSLLLALGLDRDARERLRSQERTLRAQGDLHAVADAFVRIGDANRAYRLTAQHEALARPALRGERWVWDAAYPRAFESAVGEAARAQGLEPELLWGIMRQESAYDPDALSYADAIGLLQMLPSTASRVARGLGVRFEREMLFVPEWNARLGAAYVRGLVDAHGVPLCFAAFNAGGHRVQEWLARAGERGVELDLFVEEIPFDQTRNYVRRVTTHYAHYLYLRDPSRGWPALELPERVAPR, encoded by the coding sequence ATGCGCGCGGCCGTGCTCACGTTCGTCGTGGTGATGTCGATGACCGCGGTCGCCCGCGCGCAAGAGGTGCCGGAGGCGGCGCGACCGATCGCGGCGATGGTCCGACGCGGCGACGAGGCGGGCGCGCTCGCCGCGCTGCGCGCCCTGCCCGAGGCCACACGCGCGCACGCTGCGCTGCGCTACCTCGAGGGGCGCCTCGCCGAGCGGACCGGCGCGATCGACGCGGCGATCGAGGCGCTCGGGCGCGCCGAGGGAGACGCGCTGCCCACGGCGATCGTGCGCGATGCGCAGGGCCGCCGGGCGCGACTGCTCGCGCGGCGTGGGCGCTGCGACGAGGCCGAGGCCCAGCTCGCGACGCTCGATCGTCTCGACGCGATCGAGCGCGCGGTGCGCGCCGAGTGCGCGCTGGTGCGCGGTGATCTCGCGGCCGCCGAGGCCCAGCTCGGGCGCGAGGCGAGCGCGGACGAGCGCGACGTCGACGCGTTCGCGCTGCGCATGGCGCTCGCCGAGGCCCAGGCGCGCGCGGGGAATCGCGATCGCGCACGAGACACGCTGCGCGCGCTCTGGCTCGAGCGACCCGAGCATCCCGACGCGCAGCACGCCGCCGACGCGTACGTCGCGATCGCGGGCAGCGCGATCGAGCCGAGCGTCGAGGAGCGCGTCGATCGCGCGGAGCGGCTCTCGCGTGCGCTCCTGCACGACGATGCGGTGCGCATGCTCGAGGGTGTCGCGCGACCGCGGGATCGCGCGCTCGCCGCGCGTCTCCTGCACGTGCGCGGCATGGCGCTCTTCCAGTCGCGCCACGCCTACGCCGAGGCCGCGGAGGTGCTGACCCAATCCGCGGCGCTGCCGAGCTCGACCGCGACTGCCGATGCGTTCCACGCCGCGCGCGCGCGCTCGCGGGCGGGCGACGATGCCGGTGCGATCCGCGCGTACCGCGCGCTGGTGCGGCGCGCGCCGCGGAGCGACGAAGCCGCGGAGGCGGACTACCTCGCGGCGTGGCTCGAGCTGCGCCTCGGTCGTCGCACCGGCACCCGCGCGATGGAGCGCTTCGTCGCCGGACCGCGCGCGGCGACCGCTCCGCGGCTCGCCCGCGAAGGTGCGTGGCAGCTCGCGATCGATGCGTTCCGGCGCGCCCGCGATCGGCGCGCGTATCTCCGTGCGGCGGCGCGCTTCGAGGCGTACGCGCGGATGGATGCGGACGTGCTGGTGCGCGGCCGCGGGACCTACTGGCGCGCGCGCGCGCTCGCCGAAGGGGGGGATCGCGCCGGCGCGATCGCGGCGTATCGACAGGCGCTGCACGTCGAGCCGCTGCACTGGTACGCGCTGCTCGCGCGACAGCGCCTGATCGCGATGGGCGAAGAGCCGGGCTCGCCGTTCGCGCGCGAGGCCCGCGACGAGAGCGCGGAGAGCACGAGCATCACGCTGCCCGCAGACGTCTCGCTCCTGCTCGCGCTCGGCCTCGATCGCGACGCGCGCGAGCGGCTGCGATCGCAGGAGCGCACGCTGCGCGCCCAGGGCGATCTGCATGCCGTGGCCGACGCGTTCGTGCGCATCGGCGACGCGAACCGCGCGTACCGGCTGACCGCGCAGCACGAAGCGCTCGCGCGCCCGGCGCTGCGCGGCGAGCGTTGGGTGTGGGACGCCGCGTATCCGCGCGCGTTCGAGAGCGCGGTGGGCGAAGCGGCGCGCGCGCAGGGCCTCGAGCCCGAGCTGCTCTGGGGCATCATGCGTCAGGAGAGCGCGTACGACCCCGATGCGCTCTCGTACGCCGACGCCATCGGCCTTTTGCAGATGTTGCCCTCGACCGCCTCGCGCGTGGCGCGCGGGCTCGGCGTGCGCTTCGAGCGCGAGATGCTCTTCGTGCCCGAGTGGAACGCGCGGCTCGGTGCCGCGTACGTGCGCGGGCTCGTCGATGCGCACGGCGTGCCGCTCTGCTTCGCCGCGTTCAACGCGGGGGGCCATCGCGTGCAGGAGTGGCTGGCGCGCGCGGGCGAGCGCGGTGTGGAATTGGATCTCTTCGTCGAGGAGATCCCGTTCGATCAGACGCGCAACTACGTGCGGCGCGTGACCACGCACTACGCGCACTACCTCTACCTGCGTGATCCGTCGCGCGGGTGGCCGGCGCTCGAGCTCCCGGAGCGCGTCGCCCCGCGCTGA